A genome region from Fibrobacter succinogenes includes the following:
- a CDS encoding SUMF1/EgtB/PvdO family nonheme iron enzyme yields the protein MNKKYLISVIVFFAVSLSVFLVACFLSVKKVILNREQLSAETWLEVEKNETVKICMDSKVHTWETSLDNEVLNDSCLKIKIPTLIGVYPINVHFSDTDSAYKINLAVGMKYLDFKNEEVHYGYDLLLKAGLSRKNVSVTGKYLVDKYPVTNCEILHTLWEDIPSFSTSLDSLNNDFIKSWMLRKHNHDFDEKCSIHDSAATLFPLYLAMKYANARSVRDSLKPYYVFSEITRKIIEIKPKSDKYKHIKPKIRHDHTQDGVSIWPDEKHKYTIVYDDFIEHEEKNINVMVDSTSDGYRLPYYDEWEMLARGGDKSKRVPWGDSASFHEVSKYAKLCIEIKGDAWKKINLIDIPFVPFNFCRWGRYNESGPVGKLKPNGFGLYDMFGLVQEHVLLELHNDGDDPSIMLLRGPYTEFGPRTPETCVGQCPSCLKGGSLYSDWKTIDYSYVSIDEYPRSGGFRLIRNIGNNAKWTEVKSK from the coding sequence ATGAATAAAAAATATTTAATATCCGTTATTGTTTTTTTTGCAGTCTCTTTGTCAGTCTTTCTCGTTGCATGTTTTCTGAGCGTAAAAAAAGTCATTCTTAATAGAGAACAATTAAGTGCGGAAACCTGGCTCGAAGTCGAAAAGAACGAAACCGTCAAAATTTGCATGGATTCAAAAGTTCACACGTGGGAAACCTCGTTGGATAACGAAGTCTTAAACGATTCGTGCCTAAAAATTAAAATTCCGACGCTTATCGGTGTCTATCCAATTAATGTGCATTTTTCCGATACCGACAGCGCCTATAAAATCAATCTGGCCGTTGGCATGAAGTATCTTGATTTCAAAAATGAAGAAGTTCATTACGGATATGACTTACTTTTAAAAGCCGGATTGTCAAGAAAAAATGTATCAGTAACAGGGAAATATCTCGTAGATAAATATCCTGTGACCAACTGTGAAATTCTACATACGTTATGGGAAGACATTCCTTCATTTTCTACATCTTTAGATTCTTTAAACAATGATTTTATAAAAAGCTGGATGCTTAGAAAACACAATCATGATTTCGATGAAAAATGCAGTATTCATGATTCTGCAGCCACTTTATTTCCATTGTATTTAGCCATGAAATACGCCAATGCTCGCAGCGTTCGAGATAGTTTAAAACCTTATTATGTGTTTTCGGAAATTACAAGGAAGATAATCGAAATAAAACCAAAATCAGATAAATACAAACACATTAAACCCAAAATAAGACATGATCATACTCAAGATGGAGTCTCAATATGGCCGGACGAAAAACATAAATACACCATAGTTTATGATGATTTTATTGAACACGAAGAAAAAAATATTAATGTGATGGTAGATTCAACGTCGGACGGATACCGTCTCCCTTATTACGACGAATGGGAAATGTTGGCTCGTGGTGGGGATAAAAGTAAGCGTGTTCCTTGGGGCGATTCAGCTTCGTTTCATGAAGTATCAAAGTACGCAAAATTATGTATTGAAATAAAAGGTGATGCGTGGAAAAAAATAAATCTAATAGACATTCCATTTGTCCCATTTAATTTCTGTAGATGGGGAAGGTATAATGAATCGGGCCCTGTAGGCAAACTAAAACCTAATGGTTTTGGTCTTTACGACATGTTTGGTTTAGTTCAAGAACATGTTCTTTTGGAATTGCATAATGATGGGGATGACCCTAGCATCATGCTTCTTCGAGGTCCCTATACAGAATTTGGTCCAAGAACTCCTGAAACATGTGTTGGCCAATGTCCTTCTTGTTTGAAAGGCGGCAGTCTATATTCTGATTGGAAAACAATTGATTATAGTTACGTATCCATTGATGAATATCCCCGTTCAGGCGGTTTCCGTCTCATCCGCAACATCGGCAACAATGCCAAATGGACAGAAGTAAAATCTAAATGA
- a CDS encoding SUMF1/EgtB/PvdO family nonheme iron enzyme: MKIFLLFLTICFALANAQFYYDKHGECRGAYKDSLDHATLVKFAEKIRGPILVKKSVEGVKPTKSLKKIKRTLNVSRDTLDKENWLEVEKNEIVKICADQKVLAWETSLSSNIKNDSCLAIQAPTLIGVESINIYFPDADSSFKLNLAVGMKYLNFKNEEVLLGYNKYDSSLVFDSSYDLEFDPERLVSVTGTYLVDKYPVTNCEFLQLLQKEIPEKNTFSKSHYKRKLEEWIIRKKRWKENEKCMVHDTAVTTSYLYQSMMYANARSIREGLKPYYVFSETEADESAVLGGRHSKAISYIIGYHDFTEHEKKFITVKVDSSSDGYRLLYYDEWMMFARGGDKKNKAPWGDSSATFKEASKHAKFKSMNRDFFHSEKEMVLSEPVGQLQPNGYGLYDIFGLVSEQVLLEHSRCLNTPLGFFCFNFNFPYCLKGGTYYVTETRSIDNGNMPYWKYFNYGSFEYGYPGIAAGFRLVRNIGNNAKWSEVKSK, translated from the coding sequence ATGAAAATATTTTTGTTGTTCCTAACAATATGCTTTGCGCTTGCGAATGCCCAATTTTATTATGATAAGCATGGGGAATGTCGCGGTGCGTATAAGGATAGCTTGGACCACGCGACGCTTGTCAAATTTGCTGAAAAAATCCGTGGTCCGATTTTGGTAAAAAAGTCGGTTGAAGGTGTCAAGCCTACAAAGAGTTTAAAAAAGATTAAAAGAACTCTTAATGTAAGCCGCGATACTTTGGACAAAGAAAACTGGCTCGAAGTCGAAAAGAACGAAATTGTCAAAATTTGCGCTGACCAAAAAGTTCTTGCATGGGAAACATCTTTAAGTTCGAATATAAAAAACGATTCTTGTCTTGCAATTCAGGCACCAACACTTATAGGTGTTGAATCTATCAACATCTATTTTCCCGATGCCGACAGTTCTTTTAAACTCAATTTAGCCGTTGGCATGAAGTATTTGAATTTTAAAAACGAAGAGGTGTTATTAGGTTATAATAAATATGATTCATCTTTAGTTTTTGACAGTAGCTACGATTTGGAATTCGATCCAGAAAGACTCGTATCTGTTACAGGAACATATTTAGTTGATAAATATCCTGTAACAAATTGTGAATTTTTACAACTATTGCAGAAAGAGATTCCTGAAAAAAATACTTTTTCGAAGTCCCATTATAAAAGAAAGCTAGAAGAATGGATTATCAGAAAAAAAAGATGGAAAGAAAACGAAAAATGTATGGTTCACGACACTGCAGTTACAACAAGTTACCTATACCAATCAATGATGTACGCAAATGCCCGCAGCATTCGCGAAGGGTTAAAACCGTATTATGTTTTTTCTGAAACTGAAGCAGACGAGTCTGCTGTTTTGGGTGGCCGCCATTCAAAAGCTATTAGTTATATTATCGGTTATCACGATTTTACAGAACACGAAAAAAAGTTCATCACCGTCAAAGTAGACAGTTCGTCTGATGGCTATAGACTACTCTATTACGACGAATGGATGATGTTCGCACGAGGAGGAGACAAAAAAAACAAGGCTCCGTGGGGAGATTCATCAGCGACCTTTAAAGAAGCGTCAAAACATGCAAAGTTTAAATCTATGAACAGAGATTTTTTTCATTCAGAAAAGGAAATGGTGTTATCAGAGCCAGTCGGTCAACTACAGCCAAACGGATATGGTTTATACGATATATTTGGTCTAGTTAGCGAACAAGTTCTTCTTGAACATTCTCGTTGTTTAAACACACCTCTAGGATTTTTCTGTTTTAACTTTAATTTTCCGTATTGTTTAAAAGGCGGAACATACTACGTTACAGAAACTCGTTCAATTGATAATGGCAATATGCCTTATTGGAAGTATTTTAACTACGGCAGTTTTGAGTACGGCTATCCTGGAATAGCAGCCGGTTTCCGCCTAGTCCGCAACATCGGCAACAATGCCAAATGGAGCGAAGTCAAATCTAAATGA
- a CDS encoding SUMF1/EgtB/PvdO family nonheme iron enzyme — translation MTNEEPSNPGSLFCIFNCMKNIFLLLTVCFALANAQGVQPIKNLGNIPKDKIQRSFDVSSNSLRKELWLEVEKNEVVKVCIDKKVKEWETKLDSKKLNDSCLVFQAPSLVGSDTLKVHFSKRPLSRNIYLAIGMKHLKFIRKKVLLGYSPKPEEGNIAKALSLAHSKQEDPERFALITGTYLVDKYPVTNCEIAHFMNDSMPVDFSYKHEWIKGVHERWSDVFRERFFYKECPAHDTAANSIILLQAMAYANMRSFREGLKPYYRFFETKEKGSSIISKGQYIIGYFDFTKRNNQFNFIKVVADYSSNGYRLPYYDEWMILSRGGDMKNEAPLGDSSVAFKDTEKYAKLSTAKNFKSESVGQLLPNGYGLYDMFGLVWEHVLFEESNPFRVQKNSPSCLKGGDNGVLKRKDDDKYHTTTYWKELNYGYSQLNINSDKNAGFRLIRNIGNNAKWTEVKD, via the coding sequence ATGACAAATGAAGAACCGAGCAATCCCGGTTCTCTTTTTTGTATATTCAATTGTATGAAAAATATTTTTTTGCTTCTAACGGTATGCTTTGCGCTTGCGAATGCTCAAGGTGTCCAACCAATTAAGAATTTGGGAAACATTCCAAAAGATAAAATCCAAAGGTCTTTTGATGTGAGCAGCAATTCATTGCGCAAGGAACTTTGGCTCGAAGTGGAGAAGAATGAAGTCGTCAAAGTTTGCATTGATAAAAAAGTTAAGGAATGGGAAACAAAATTAGACTCAAAAAAACTCAACGACTCATGCTTGGTATTTCAAGCACCATCTCTTGTTGGAAGCGACACCCTTAAAGTTCATTTTTCAAAAAGACCGCTTTCGCGGAATATATATCTGGCAATAGGAATGAAACATCTAAAATTCATACGAAAAAAAGTATTGCTTGGATATAGCCCAAAACCAGAGGAAGGAAATATTGCAAAAGCCCTATCTCTTGCACATTCAAAACAAGAAGACCCAGAGAGATTCGCTTTAATCACTGGAACATACCTTGTTGATAAGTATCCTGTAACAAATTGTGAAATAGCACATTTTATGAATGACAGTATGCCTGTAGATTTTTCATACAAGCATGAGTGGATAAAAGGTGTTCATGAAAGATGGTCAGATGTCTTCAGAGAACGTTTTTTTTACAAAGAATGCCCCGCTCATGACACTGCTGCAAATTCAATAATTTTATTGCAAGCAATGGCTTACGCTAATATGCGAAGTTTTCGTGAAGGTTTAAAACCTTATTATAGATTTTTTGAAACAAAAGAAAAAGGATCAAGCATTATATCCAAAGGTCAATACATTATTGGATATTTCGACTTTACAAAACGCAATAATCAATTCAATTTCATAAAGGTTGTTGCAGATTATTCGTCAAATGGGTACAGGCTGCCTTATTATGACGAATGGATGATTTTATCCCGTGGCGGAGACATGAAAAACGAGGCTCCTTTGGGTGATTCCTCCGTAGCCTTTAAGGATACTGAAAAATATGCAAAATTAAGCACTGCAAAAAATTTCAAATCGGAATCCGTAGGTCAATTACTTCCCAATGGCTATGGTCTATATGATATGTTCGGACTAGTATGGGAACATGTTCTTTTTGAAGAATCGAATCCTTTCCGTGTGCAGAAGAACAGTCCTTCTTGTTTAAAAGGCGGAGATAACGGCGTTCTTAAAAGAAAAGATGATGATAAATATCATACCACTACATATTGGAAAGAGCTAAATTACGGTTATTCTCAATTAAATATCAATAGTGACAAAAATGCCGGTTTCCGCCTCATCCGCAACATCGGCAATAACGCCAAGTGGACCGAAGTTAAGGATTAA
- a CDS encoding SUMF1/EgtB/PvdO family nonheme iron enzyme, producing the protein MKLIFLLIAACIAFALADKKVDLTTDSLNQEIWIEAEKTETIRIFVGTESINVYLPESDSSHRINLAIGMKYLNFNNEEVLLGFDDQKKNSSKKKPIKYYESGFPIIEDMSQIQFDEWEYHGGGAIPPRRKDYKRLVSVSGSYLIDKYPVTNCEFIQQMWYDIPDTTSSAWYETMVHRKTNSLQNGICPANDSAANYIFIFQAMSYANARSIRDGLKPYYKFTFNGIDKEKLISRKASHSKERILSKNQYIIGYSDFRKINYDYVLVSMDSTSDGYRLPYYNEWMMFARGGDKKNRAPWGDSANYKDALKYARFGTGSENREETEPVGQLQPNGYGLYDIFGLVWELVLLEGPDFGYTLHPYCRKGGDNYIGTRWGYPRWENITYGFSEYATSGGFRLIRNIGNNAKWTEVKSDKK; encoded by the coding sequence ATGAAACTGATTTTTCTATTAATCGCCGCCTGCATTGCGTTTGCCTTGGCCGACAAAAAAGTTGATTTGACAACTGATTCTTTAAATCAAGAAATTTGGATCGAGGCTGAAAAAACTGAAACGATTAGAATTTTTGTTGGAACTGAATCGATTAACGTGTATTTACCAGAATCAGATAGTTCTCATCGTATTAATTTAGCCATAGGAATGAAGTATTTAAATTTTAATAACGAGGAAGTCTTGCTAGGATTCGACGATCAAAAAAAGAATTCCAGTAAAAAAAAGCCAATAAAATACTATGAATCGGGATTTCCCATTATTGAAGACATGTCGCAAATACAATTTGACGAATGGGAATATCACGGAGGAGGAGCTATTCCTCCTCGAAGAAAAGATTACAAAAGGCTTGTTTCTGTTTCTGGTTCTTATTTAATAGACAAATATCCTGTAACCAACTGCGAATTTATACAACAAATGTGGTATGATATACCAGACACAACAAGTTCTGCCTGGTATGAAACTATGGTTCATAGAAAAACAAACAGCTTACAAAACGGAATCTGTCCTGCAAATGATTCCGCTGCAAATTATATTTTCATATTCCAAGCAATGAGTTACGCAAATGCGCGTAGCATTCGCGATGGACTTAAGCCATATTACAAATTTACATTTAATGGAATTGATAAAGAAAAACTTATATCAAGGAAAGCCTCTCATAGTAAAGAAAGAATCTTATCAAAAAATCAATATATTATAGGTTATAGTGATTTTCGCAAAATAAACTATGACTATGTTCTTGTATCCATGGATAGTACTTCGGATGGGTATCGCCTTCCTTATTATAATGAGTGGATGATGTTTGCGCGTGGCGGAGATAAGAAAAATAGAGCACCTTGGGGAGATTCTGCAAACTATAAAGATGCTTTGAAATATGCAAGATTTGGAACCGGAAGTGAAAATAGGGAAGAAACCGAACCAGTCGGACAATTACAACCAAATGGTTATGGTCTATACGATATTTTTGGCTTGGTTTGGGAATTAGTATTACTTGAGGGTCCCGATTTTGGTTATACACTTCATCCATATTGTCGAAAAGGTGGTGACAATTATATCGGGACTCGCTGGGGGTATCCACGTTGGGAAAACATAACTTACGGTTTCTCCGAATATGCTACATCGGGCGGTTTCCGCCTAATCCGCAACATCGGCAATAACGCCAAATGGACCGAAGTCAAGTCTGACAAGAAATAA
- a CDS encoding PD-(D/E)XK nuclease family transposase gives MTENNTTSEKRAYYIVTNAQGEQFLLPYYSETFRVLMDDKDTIRDILNCLLGLDNDHEIIDLDYEFEKPINVFMPEDDSARLDVWVTTKDNRYFNIELQNRSHPFFLDRLQLYNSYQTLRGKYEYNRSTYFKLMDEKERKVHFYELPETVSIWLCNFQILKSKDIFKDTWAVYSEDEVHHSDSTHRVLPIFSKNRYIVVDLPNFKRIRKSIGSREDYWLKLLSQGPLEVPESKDSIFRDALNRLRVSRISPELLKALEEHMFDKHADEAIEAEIWLKGREQGLEQGRKQER, from the coding sequence ATGACCGAAAATAATACAACATCAGAAAAGAGGGCCTACTATATCGTCACGAACGCGCAGGGTGAACAGTTCTTGCTTCCTTATTACAGTGAAACGTTTCGCGTGCTGATGGATGACAAGGACACCATTCGTGATATTCTCAATTGTTTGCTTGGGCTAGACAACGACCACGAAATCATAGATCTCGATTACGAGTTCGAGAAGCCCATTAACGTTTTCATGCCAGAAGATGATTCCGCACGACTTGACGTGTGGGTAACCACCAAGGATAACCGTTATTTTAATATTGAGTTGCAAAATCGTAGCCACCCCTTCTTTTTAGATCGTCTCCAACTCTACAATTCCTACCAAACGTTACGAGGCAAGTACGAGTATAACCGCTCGACGTATTTTAAATTGATGGACGAAAAGGAGCGTAAGGTTCATTTTTATGAACTTCCCGAAACGGTATCCATCTGGCTTTGTAATTTCCAAATTCTCAAGTCAAAGGATATTTTTAAGGATACTTGGGCCGTCTATAGCGAGGACGAGGTTCACCATAGCGACTCAACACATCGGGTTCTTCCCATTTTCAGTAAAAATAGATATATTGTAGTTGATTTACCGAACTTTAAGAGGATTCGCAAGAGCATCGGTTCACGCGAGGACTACTGGCTGAAACTCTTGTCGCAGGGGCCGCTTGAAGTTCCTGAATCGAAGGACTCGATCTTTAGGGATGCCCTCAACCGTTTGCGCGTAAGCCGCATAAGCCCTGAACTGCTTAAAGCCTTGGAGGAACATATGTTCGATAAACACGCTGATGAAGCTATCGAAGCCGAAATTTGGCTCAAAGGACGTGAACAGGGACTTGAACAAGGTCGAAAACAGGAACGTG
- a CDS encoding SUMF1/EgtB/PvdO family nonheme iron enzyme, translating to MLIPIGGIFPTITSLPIIMMVVPAVSASSATSATMPNGKKPKRTTNNSFNKESFGSLFCRFFYMNRIVITKTILLLFVSCFAFVNARQYTIESLKNPSTNQQNIALLSQVQKTIDVNRKSLKKLQWLEVEKNEIVKVCIDGKIPVWETSMNAAIYSDSCIVFQVPTLIGVDSLKAYFRKDGKSHKINLAIGLKYLNFKNKQVLLGYNEFTKDQLQRWFRLFENEDPERFASVSGTYLVDKYPITNCEFTQVMWDSIPEKSTYQYDIPVKKAHREYLARKKASVRNDGCSVHDTAASKINLYLAMKYANARSIREGIKPYYIFSKTDHKKEAILENSYVIRRLAFSEESKGEFILVSINPTSDGYRLPYLDEWTLFARGGDNKKRAPWGDSTATFEEASKYARFNTKPPRDTNGYYYAEPVGQLLPNGYGLYDIFGLVRERVLLRKPLFFNAGYASCFKGGDYDDYWYKIHNGIYEMAESGMNSGFRLIRNIGNNAKWSEVKD from the coding sequence ATGCTCATTCCGATTGGAGGTATATTTCCTACGATTACATCTCTTCCAATTATTATGATGGTTGTTCCTGCGGTTTCCGCCTCATCCGCAACATCGGCAACAATGCCAAATGGAAAGAAACCAAAAAGAACGACAAACAATAGCTTTAATAAAGAGAGCTTCGGGTCTCTTTTTTGTAGATTCTTTTATATGAACCGAATTGTCATTACGAAAACGATTCTGCTATTATTCGTCTCATGCTTTGCTTTTGTTAATGCGCGTCAGTATACTATTGAATCCCTGAAAAATCCAAGCACCAATCAACAAAACATAGCTCTGTTAAGTCAGGTACAAAAGACGATAGATGTGAATCGAAAATCCTTAAAGAAATTGCAATGGCTCGAAGTCGAGAAGAACGAAATAGTCAAAGTTTGCATAGACGGTAAAATCCCCGTATGGGAAACATCGATGAATGCGGCGATATACAGCGATTCCTGCATCGTATTCCAAGTACCGACGCTTATCGGCGTTGATTCGCTTAAAGCCTATTTCCGCAAAGACGGTAAATCACATAAGATTAATTTGGCAATCGGCTTGAAATACCTGAACTTCAAAAATAAACAAGTGCTGTTGGGCTATAACGAATTTACTAAGGATCAGTTGCAGAGATGGTTCAGACTCTTTGAAAACGAAGATCCAGAAAGGTTTGCGTCCGTTTCAGGTACATATTTAGTTGACAAGTATCCCATAACGAATTGTGAATTTACGCAGGTGATGTGGGATAGCATTCCCGAAAAATCCACCTATCAATACGACATACCAGTAAAAAAAGCACATAGAGAATATCTTGCCAGGAAAAAAGCCTCTGTACGTAACGATGGTTGCTCAGTTCACGATACTGCAGCAAGCAAGATAAACCTGTATCTGGCTATGAAATACGCTAATGCACGCAGTATTCGTGAAGGAATAAAGCCATATTACATTTTTTCCAAGACGGACCATAAAAAAGAGGCTATTCTAGAAAATAGCTATGTTATAAGGCGTTTGGCCTTTTCAGAAGAAAGCAAAGGTGAATTTATTCTAGTTTCAATAAATCCAACCTCAGACGGTTACAGGTTACCTTATTTGGACGAATGGACGTTGTTTGCTCGTGGAGGTGACAATAAAAAACGAGCCCCTTGGGGCGATTCTACGGCAACATTCGAAGAAGCCTCGAAGTATGCCAGATTTAATACAAAGCCCCCTCGCGATACAAACGGTTATTATTATGCAGAACCGGTAGGACAATTACTACCTAACGGCTATGGTTTATACGATATTTTCGGCCTTGTTAGAGAACGCGTCCTTTTAAGAAAACCTTTGTTCTTTAACGCTGGTTATGCATCGTGTTTTAAGGGAGGGGATTATGACGATTATTGGTATAAAATTCACAATGGAATTTATGAAATGGCGGAATCAGGAATGAATTCCGGTTTCCGCCTCATCCGCAACATCGGCAATAACGCCAAATGGAGCGAAGTCAAGGATTAA
- a CDS encoding SUMF1/EgtB/PvdO family nonheme iron enzyme, giving the protein MKYLNFKNEEVLLGFNRYSEKELQMLGVCIAGELGAVPCGPQNEDPERLVSVTGTYLVDKYPVTNCEFTQLMWDSIPEKATYEYWDFQKHHKKWLSRKKRSIRNENCIAHDTAANMLSVQQAMKYANARSIKEGLKPYYHFSPIDAQSPAILADGYIITYWDFKDYGTRFFDGDEYFYPNPYIKVTEDKTSDGYRLPYYDEWMMFARGGDKKKKAPWGDVTATFEEATKYARFSDFVKEQHEYEDTEPVGQLLPNGYGLYDIFGLVQENVLLKKYLRYNFSNISCMKGGGYQVVTAPNISFNNISYWKDFDYGHYKSGSSLLAGFRLIRNIGNNAKWTEIKTVSKE; this is encoded by the coding sequence ATGAAGTATCTCAATTTCAAAAACGAAGAAGTTCTTTTAGGATTTAATCGATACTCCGAAAAAGAATTACAGATGCTAGGGGTTTGCATTGCAGGGGAGCTCGGAGCAGTACCTTGTGGCCCCCAAAATGAAGATCCTGAAAGGCTTGTTTCCGTTACCGGAACGTACTTAGTAGATAAGTACCCCGTCACAAACTGCGAGTTTACACAATTGATGTGGGATAGTATTCCAGAAAAAGCAACATATGAATATTGGGATTTTCAAAAGCACCATAAAAAATGGTTGTCAAGAAAAAAACGCAGTATCCGAAATGAAAATTGTATAGCACATGACACCGCTGCTAATATGCTATCCGTACAGCAGGCCATGAAATACGCCAATGCCCGCAGTATTAAAGAAGGGCTTAAGCCATATTATCATTTTTCACCAATCGATGCCCAAAGCCCAGCAATTTTAGCCGATGGATATATAATAACCTATTGGGACTTTAAAGACTACGGAACGAGATTTTTTGATGGAGATGAATATTTCTACCCTAATCCATATATAAAGGTTACAGAAGATAAGACGTCCGATGGATATAGACTCCCTTATTACGACGAATGGATGATGTTCGCCCGAGGAGGGGACAAAAAAAAGAAAGCGCCTTGGGGAGACGTTACTGCAACTTTTGAAGAGGCTACAAAATATGCCAGATTTTCTGACTTCGTCAAAGAACAACACGAATATGAAGATACAGAACCAGTTGGTCAATTGTTGCCGAACGGATACGGTCTTTATGACATATTTGGCCTTGTTCAAGAAAATGTTTTATTAAAGAAATACCTTAGATACAACTTCAGCAATATTAGTTGCATGAAAGGAGGTGGTTATCAAGTTGTTACAGCCCCAAACATAAGTTTTAACAATATCTCTTATTGGAAAGATTTCGATTATGGGCATTACAAATCAGGAAGCTCACTCTTAGCCGGTTTCCGCTTAATCCGCAATATTGGCAATAACGCCAAGTGGACCGAAATTAAAACAGTTAGCAAAGAGTAG
- a CDS encoding helix-turn-helix domain-containing protein, translating to MPRHGTPTPGQAILEGIEWLKIDKQEFARRVGVSVEMLDQLIAGEISISTEMANALESVTGSPAAYWKMLERKSRASR from the coding sequence ATGCCAAGACATGGAACCCCGACGCCGGGACAGGCGATCCTCGAAGGAATTGAATGGCTTAAAATCGACAAGCAGGAATTTGCCCGCAGGGTGGGCGTTTCTGTAGAAATGCTCGACCAGTTGATTGCAGGTGAAATCAGCATCTCGACCGAGATGGCGAATGCGCTCGAATCCGTGACCGGGAGCCCTGCCGCCTACTGGAAAATGCTCGAACGCAAAAGCCGCGCCTCTCGTTAG
- a CDS encoding TldD/PmbA family protein, protein MNIKDAVSFMCDIAKGEADQFDVIASNSHSEGLSVFQGQVQNTEISDSVGLGVRVIKDGRPGYAHTERLTDEALRQTLKDALCHTQWTEKIDITLPQAVELPKDEPNYNPALESLDLVTMKDFCIELEKATFAKSKEIENIPYLGGDIEHDYSIVANNTGLFYEARSNCASAGAGAVASRDGIKKLGNFVKNGRNWNDFSVEEIASKTAEYATELFGAKKIEGGKIPVILSERISARFLGMYNQPFFAETMQKGQSRLDGKEGEKVASDVFSLWNDPVGEMFQHKFYFDSEGCVTKRVKVVENGVFNSALYNLETAAKAHCETTGNGDRSFGSKMSTSFYNMLVPPGTMTTAELLKLFPKCLLVVRLEGNSGCNPVSGELSIGAHGFWCENGAIQHPVDGVTLSGNFFDIIKNIVAVGNEYRDPFASYKVPALAVSELSVSA, encoded by the coding sequence ATGAATATTAAAGATGCTGTTTCTTTTATGTGCGACATCGCCAAGGGCGAAGCCGACCAGTTTGATGTGATTGCTTCCAACTCCCATTCCGAAGGCCTTTCGGTTTTTCAAGGGCAAGTGCAAAATACCGAAATTTCGGATTCCGTCGGGCTCGGTGTCCGAGTCATTAAGGATGGTCGCCCGGGCTATGCTCACACGGAACGCTTGACAGACGAAGCTTTACGCCAGACGCTCAAGGACGCTCTTTGCCACACGCAGTGGACCGAAAAAATCGACATCACGCTCCCGCAGGCGGTTGAACTCCCGAAGGACGAACCGAATTACAATCCGGCGCTCGAATCGCTTGACCTTGTGACCATGAAGGATTTCTGCATTGAACTTGAAAAGGCTACGTTTGCGAAGTCCAAAGAAATCGAGAACATTCCGTATCTCGGTGGCGATATCGAGCATGATTATTCCATTGTCGCAAACAACACGGGGCTTTTTTACGAGGCGCGTTCGAACTGCGCTTCTGCCGGTGCCGGTGCTGTCGCAAGCCGCGATGGCATCAAGAAACTTGGAAATTTTGTGAAAAACGGCCGCAATTGGAACGATTTTTCTGTCGAAGAAATCGCAAGCAAGACGGCTGAATACGCTACGGAACTTTTTGGCGCCAAGAAAATCGAAGGCGGCAAGATTCCGGTGATTCTTTCGGAGCGCATCTCGGCACGTTTCCTTGGCATGTACAACCAACCGTTTTTCGCTGAAACGATGCAAAAAGGGCAGTCTCGTCTTGATGGCAAGGAAGGCGAAAAAGTCGCCAGCGATGTTTTCTCTTTGTGGAACGATCCGGTTGGCGAAATGTTCCAGCACAAGTTTTATTTCGATTCTGAAGGTTGCGTGACCAAGCGCGTCAAGGTCGTCGAAAATGGCGTCTTCAATTCTGCACTTTACAATCTCGAAACTGCTGCCAAGGCTCATTGCGAAACAACCGGTAACGGAGACCGCAGCTTTGGTAGCAAAATGTCCACGAGCTTCTACAATATGCTTGTGCCGCCTGGAACGATGACGACCGCGGAACTCCTCAAGCTGTTCCCGAAGTGCTTGCTTGTGGTGCGCCTGGAAGGCAATTCCGGCTGCAATCCCGTGAGTGGAGAACTCAGCATCGGGGCGCACGGCTTCTGGTGCGAAAACGGCGCTATCCAGCATCCGGTCGATGGCGTGACGCTTAGCGGAAACTTCTTTGACATCATCAAGAACATTGTGGCGGTCGGTAACGAATACCGTGACCCGTTTGCAAGCTATAAAGTCCCAGCTCTTGCCGTGAGCGAACTTAGCGTCAGCGCATAG